A section of the Paenibacillus yonginensis genome encodes:
- a CDS encoding SAF domain-containing protein: MSKIRFRQKRLIIASCIGGAVVLLVCVVSGYLYFDHIHSKYQKKSEALEQKLTKAEQQLNEERVNVTVVSQSRMAGDQLTENDLKTISVPKSAVPDDILDKTNIIGKYTKINLAANAVVTGSMLFEEGITPDDLRSQEFRLIELPLKLKKSDFVDVRIKFPTGQDYIVLSKKKVEDLNSGTVWYDMDEKEILRMSSAIVDAYINDASIYALSYVDPYMQREATVTYPSNAKVQDLIDTDPNIVEIASSELERRLRSKLEQDLQSMSEEDIQKYVTGKSKDDASAIPYTSEGSDSAETENRGQSQENPLINGGNRTNGISSDASEQSGGSGDSTQIFSDNNATVPVK, translated from the coding sequence ATGTCAAAAATCAGATTTCGACAAAAACGACTGATTATTGCTTCTTGTATAGGTGGTGCGGTCGTCTTGTTAGTTTGTGTCGTTTCGGGTTATCTCTATTTTGATCATATACATAGCAAGTACCAGAAAAAATCAGAAGCATTGGAGCAAAAGCTTACAAAAGCAGAACAGCAGCTTAATGAAGAACGAGTAAATGTTACGGTTGTATCTCAAAGCCGGATGGCAGGGGATCAATTAACGGAAAATGATCTTAAGACTATCAGCGTTCCAAAAAGTGCAGTGCCCGACGATATATTGGACAAAACCAATATTATCGGCAAATATACCAAAATCAATCTTGCGGCCAACGCGGTTGTTACAGGTTCCATGTTATTTGAGGAAGGTATTACTCCTGATGATCTTAGAAGCCAGGAATTTAGACTGATTGAACTGCCTTTGAAATTAAAAAAATCCGACTTCGTGGATGTCCGTATCAAATTCCCAACGGGTCAAGATTATATAGTGCTCTCGAAGAAGAAAGTCGAGGACTTAAATTCTGGAACAGTCTGGTACGACATGGATGAGAAGGAAATTTTGAGAATGTCTAGTGCAATTGTAGACGCCTATATAAATGATGCTTCCATCTATGCTCTAAGCTATGTTGATCCATATATGCAGCGTGAAGCAACAGTCACTTATCCGTCGAACGCCAAAGTGCAAGATTTGATTGATACGGATCCGAACATCGTGGAGATAGCTTCATCGGAATTGGAAAGAAGACTTCGGTCGAAGCTTGAGCAAGATTTGCAATCCATGTCCGAAGAGGATATCCAAAAGTATGTAACAGGTAAAAGCAAAGATGATGCCTCGGCAATTCCTTACACATCTGAAGGATCCGATAGTGCTGAAACAGAAAATAGGGGGCAATCCCAAGAGAATCCACTTATAAATGGCGGAAATAGGACTAACGGAATTTCTTCGGACGCATCTGAACAAAGCGGAGGCAGCGGTGATTCGACACAAATTTTTAGCGATAACAACGCTACAGTTCCAGTGAAGTGA
- a CDS encoding recombinase family protein → MKDRVVGYVRVSTQGQVKDGYSLAYQTEEIQRYCARHNLELLDIYKDEGISGAKVDEDELTIEREGLQEMLSDLKWRDVKFIVVLNTSRLWRADIVKVLIQRELKRNKVDVKAVEQPQYSIYAHDPNDFLVNGMMELLDQYQRLEIALKLSRGRRKKAQEGGYAGGRVAYGYTAAKGQKTLSIDPIQADTVRRLFEIKTEHPSWSLSQIAAELNQAGYRTVQDKLFTKVQVKRILDREDFYRGMYRYGQIEAKGLHQPIII, encoded by the coding sequence ATGAAAGATCGTGTAGTCGGTTATGTTCGCGTCTCTACGCAGGGACAGGTGAAGGATGGCTATTCGCTTGCCTATCAAACGGAGGAAATCCAGCGTTACTGCGCCCGCCACAACCTCGAACTACTGGACATCTACAAGGATGAAGGCATTTCGGGGGCAAAGGTGGACGAGGACGAGCTAACCATAGAGCGCGAGGGCTTGCAGGAAATGCTGTCTGATCTGAAATGGCGGGATGTGAAGTTCATCGTTGTTCTGAACACTAGCCGCTTATGGCGAGCAGACATCGTGAAGGTGCTGATTCAGCGGGAACTAAAACGGAATAAGGTTGATGTCAAAGCCGTTGAACAGCCGCAATACAGCATCTATGCCCATGACCCGAACGATTTCCTAGTGAATGGCATGATGGAGCTATTAGACCAATACCAGCGGTTAGAGATTGCCTTGAAGCTAAGTCGAGGACGGCGTAAGAAAGCACAGGAGGGCGGCTATGCGGGCGGCAGAGTAGCATATGGCTATACAGCCGCCAAAGGACAAAAGACACTCTCCATCGACCCTATACAGGCTGACACGGTGCGTAGGTTATTCGAGATTAAGACCGAACATCCGTCTTGGTCACTGTCTCAAATCGCCGCAGAACTGAATCAGGCGGGCTACAGAACGGTTCAAGACAAGCTCTTCACGAAGGTGCAGGTGAAGCGAATCCTAGACCGCGAGGACTTCTATCGAGGCATGTACCGCTATGGTCAAATAGAAGCCAAAGGCTTGCATCAGCCGATTATTATCTAA
- a CDS encoding preprotein translocase subunit TatA encodes MNHPVKECIQKLGLTHRAFVVLYDISWERFRSCLYGYTDSIPRAILNVMVQHGYDEQEAQRQYLLWRKWSVQQKLAAPAATEGRGHP; translated from the coding sequence ATGAATCATCCAGTCAAAGAATGTATTCAGAAGCTAGGGCTAACACATCGAGCGTTTGTTGTCCTGTATGACATCTCATGGGAAAGGTTTCGTAGTTGTTTGTATGGCTACACCGATTCCATCCCCCGCGCCATCCTGAATGTCATGGTACAGCATGGTTATGATGAACAGGAAGCACAGCGGCAGTATCTCTTATGGAGAAAGTGGAGCGTTCAGCAAAAGCTAGCCGCCCCCGCCGCCACCGAAGGGAGGGGGCATCCATGA
- a CDS encoding EndoU domain-containing protein, with product MRIEAEITGIKQTGQRLASASQNLSQLRDSLRRTMGGLTMESRRRPEIDSQYQQIDRWLWELGQEMETLSRYTARKAEQFADDDNHSLQLKSGTGWSWKNSLGNVLDFLPVIGNIEGLIEALSGRDTETGGKLEGWERLLYGIGPLGKGVLLGAKLQGAADELAEGIQFVGRATAEAGAKLQSVGKATLEGLQEGVEVGWDFIQGAKSAIQEDLTLGLIKEREREYEHPIAEKVGELTGHTVGTVLGALETLTGIGGEAGSIVLDATGAGALVGVPGMAASAALAAYGLTTAKTGAAGVGSSARDLVQMVKGEGTGQGVVPPKTVISPEMEAKILEGQRKAPKNELIGGHSPSINNANDNFAVEVLSTNADGTKNVVFTKQFPDGNISKLKKSTLFPDSWSDDQILKSITDVGNTPAISTRLRDGATWHRATINGVEIDVIKVGDDVTSGYPTGTINASRPSGF from the coding sequence TTGCGGATCGAAGCAGAGATCACAGGGATCAAGCAGACGGGCCAGCGGCTGGCGTCTGCCTCCCAAAATCTGAGCCAGCTGCGGGACTCCCTGCGCCGGACGATGGGCGGGCTTACGATGGAAAGCCGAAGACGCCCTGAGATCGACAGTCAGTACCAGCAAATCGACCGCTGGCTGTGGGAACTGGGTCAGGAGATGGAGACCTTATCGCGTTATACCGCGCGTAAAGCCGAGCAGTTTGCCGATGATGACAACCACAGCCTGCAGCTTAAAAGCGGGACCGGATGGAGCTGGAAGAACAGCCTGGGGAACGTACTGGACTTTCTGCCGGTGATCGGCAATATCGAAGGGCTGATCGAAGCCTTGAGCGGACGGGACACGGAGACGGGAGGAAAGCTGGAAGGTTGGGAACGGCTCTTGTATGGAATCGGCCCGCTGGGCAAGGGGGTGCTGCTGGGCGCTAAACTGCAGGGCGCAGCGGACGAGCTGGCAGAAGGGATCCAATTTGTGGGCCGGGCAACTGCAGAAGCAGGAGCGAAGCTGCAAAGTGTAGGGAAGGCCACCCTGGAGGGTCTGCAGGAAGGCGTGGAAGTGGGCTGGGATTTTATCCAAGGCGCAAAGAGTGCCATACAAGAGGACCTGACGCTGGGGCTTATCAAGGAGCGGGAAAGGGAATATGAACACCCGATCGCTGAGAAGGTAGGAGAATTAACGGGACATACTGTGGGAACTGTGCTAGGAGCCTTGGAAACGCTGACGGGGATAGGCGGAGAGGCTGGATCGATTGTGCTGGATGCGACCGGAGCAGGTGCCCTGGTTGGCGTTCCGGGGATGGCAGCATCGGCAGCTTTGGCGGCTTACGGACTCACCACGGCGAAGACAGGTGCTGCAGGTGTGGGCTCCAGTGCTCGGGACTTGGTTCAGATGGTTAAAGGTGAGGGGACGGGACAAGGTGTTGTTCCACCAAAAACAGTAATTAGTCCAGAGATGGAAGCAAAGATTTTGGAAGGACAACGAAAGGCTCCAAAAAATGAACTAATAGGCGGGCATTCGCCGAGCATCAATAATGCTAACGATAATTTTGCAGTTGAAGTATTATCAACTAATGCTGATGGTACAAAAAATGTGGTTTTTACAAAGCAGTTTCCTGATGGCAATATATCCAAACTCAAAAAGAGTACTCTATTTCCTGATTCATGGTCTGATGATCAAATTCTCAAGAGCATAACGGATGTTGGTAATACACCAGCCATATCTACAAGATTGAGGGATGGAGCAACTTGGCATAGAGCAACTATAAATGGTGTAGAGATTGATGTAATCAAAGTTGGCGATGATGTAACTAGCGGATATCCAACAGGTACGATAAACGCGTCACGCCCGTCAGGTTTTTAG
- a CDS encoding DUF5704 domain-containing protein — MINVLYLPEISFVHAEQPRASFNNGAFTYITTSKKATSSIRFKTIGWYIHTETSCDSSDPRNYNAHCDPTSLPSGHYFKLQDDGNGHVVSDVEDNNGENMVTTFKWSDDEVLAAIGAAKAEQAISEGMQLYASAIMDVVTGPRENPTVIKGPFHTLRDIVHAESWAQPEDLRQYFDVSLTFDGQDYPVNMILKLSNGTVVSNELVGNYSAGHPIVKSFPDHVTYGQEEYRIYQSWLSPVIRAGDQLYIQKLDAGDPSVIQRNFKVFVGGVNMVALYREADTEPQQPSGDGDCTYTIDPPAQVSAPVTSFMDPNATGVILGDDAANGRHFEAPTAIPTSENLYANAWGMNYLFEHTFANMKGQVRYECKVTVTYPTKWEEKQPDITGPDGKPQAQDPIPRTGSLTQIYTFELTPREYAYWQVNQLEVYELDHAWMENCALPGGELTLYPNGYVPPSVEFRNSKAVEDHVFPKETGHISFTPETVDGIDHEPSLGELPDDTGRLKEIAESQTEDPDVQNDAVLFNGETIMDDSLVSKTGPAPGSIPQPERIGDQVLYQNRLLISSSLQNKADTPSDGTLYYHLLPEHVGGSGDQEFPIYGINSVTVHTPVVNYSSITDDQAHNQKTVPNRQRAALILERPFTVRIPTSGQHVNYPGYGNRDYAKYFRTKQVRFPFDVYNESRTQFIPKDTWIDIPVNQLDTTFYLPVWVDEGDYQVYFRSIAENAPNDYEEQWEPDANLDLAHHIATDEVSVEVIGRLYDFEITDIADYNWETVFRTNLGSSQPRGLSYWIGQNGIDGDPRGNLEPFSLSIHPGSNPLPGYKNVAIKTGYHFKFDFKTKGNMFGALDGIRITPTFYYVPKSGGAGFPVDLYYRTNSQPFVKIGSEEDQVHRYVILNDRLRNVPEEELEDTASYKYDHEGTGGFATKAQYEENYIDKYTKQKTPVGGYSLLLLPEQLRTLIGPKSNLPVSVDPQRANAAIQKWYGEYSLPADPYVVQAGTHLAEYGRTHGGLDEKSPIFLKDGYIIVNFNIETIQEGNLNAPHLQYIHAPMMAQFNRSQWQMEGFESQVSDPFGHLFKLNQGDVVFYHADQSSRDDFSAQVPQ; from the coding sequence ATGATAAATGTTCTTTATCTTCCTGAGATAAGCTTTGTACACGCAGAGCAGCCAAGAGCAAGCTTTAATAACGGGGCATTTACTTATATCACAACTTCAAAAAAGGCTACTTCAAGCATTCGTTTTAAAACGATCGGCTGGTATATTCATACGGAAACAAGCTGTGATTCGAGTGACCCCAGAAATTATAACGCGCATTGCGACCCGACCTCCTTGCCTTCCGGCCATTATTTCAAACTGCAGGATGATGGAAATGGTCATGTCGTTTCAGATGTTGAAGATAACAATGGAGAAAACATGGTCACCACCTTTAAATGGAGCGACGATGAGGTGCTTGCGGCTATCGGAGCAGCTAAAGCGGAACAAGCCATTTCAGAAGGAATGCAGCTTTATGCTAGTGCCATTATGGACGTGGTTACGGGACCTCGGGAGAATCCCACGGTTATTAAGGGGCCGTTCCATACTTTAAGAGATATTGTTCATGCAGAGAGTTGGGCCCAGCCTGAAGATTTAAGGCAATATTTTGATGTGTCTTTAACTTTTGATGGACAGGACTACCCTGTTAACATGATTTTGAAGCTATCGAACGGAACGGTGGTAAGCAATGAATTGGTAGGAAATTATTCCGCCGGTCATCCGATCGTGAAGTCCTTTCCGGATCATGTGACTTACGGACAGGAGGAATATAGAATTTACCAATCCTGGCTGTCACCGGTTATTAGGGCAGGAGATCAGTTATATATTCAGAAACTAGACGCTGGAGACCCAAGTGTCATTCAACGCAACTTTAAAGTTTTTGTTGGCGGTGTAAACATGGTTGCGCTTTATCGGGAAGCGGATACAGAACCCCAGCAACCGTCCGGTGATGGGGATTGCACTTATACCATTGATCCTCCAGCACAGGTATCAGCGCCGGTAACATCCTTCATGGATCCTAATGCTACTGGAGTTATTTTAGGAGATGATGCAGCCAATGGCCGGCATTTTGAGGCACCAACGGCTATTCCAACTTCGGAGAACTTGTACGCCAACGCTTGGGGTATGAATTATCTATTTGAACATACCTTTGCCAATATGAAGGGGCAGGTTCGTTATGAGTGTAAGGTAACGGTCACTTACCCAACCAAGTGGGAGGAGAAGCAGCCGGATATTACGGGGCCGGACGGCAAACCGCAGGCTCAGGATCCGATTCCCCGTACGGGCTCGTTGACCCAAATCTACACTTTCGAACTAACACCGCGGGAATATGCCTACTGGCAGGTTAACCAGCTAGAGGTATATGAACTTGATCATGCCTGGATGGAAAACTGTGCACTCCCCGGAGGCGAATTGACATTGTATCCTAACGGCTATGTTCCTCCGTCAGTTGAATTTAGAAACAGTAAAGCTGTGGAGGATCATGTGTTTCCCAAAGAAACGGGACATATTTCCTTTACGCCGGAAACCGTGGATGGCATTGATCATGAACCTTCATTAGGCGAACTACCCGATGATACGGGGAGGCTAAAAGAGATTGCCGAATCGCAAACCGAAGATCCGGATGTTCAAAATGATGCGGTTCTCTTTAATGGAGAGACGATTATGGATGACTCGCTCGTTTCTAAAACAGGCCCTGCTCCAGGCAGTATACCTCAGCCTGAAAGGATTGGCGATCAGGTTCTTTATCAGAATAGACTGCTGATCAGCAGCTCTCTTCAGAATAAAGCCGATACGCCGAGCGATGGGACCCTTTATTATCATTTATTACCTGAGCATGTTGGCGGAAGCGGGGATCAAGAGTTCCCGATCTACGGCATTAACAGCGTAACCGTACATACTCCGGTGGTGAACTATTCCTCCATCACAGACGATCAGGCCCATAACCAGAAGACGGTGCCGAATCGGCAGCGGGCGGCACTTATTCTAGAGCGGCCCTTTACCGTCCGAATCCCAACAAGTGGTCAGCATGTGAATTACCCAGGCTACGGGAACCGGGATTATGCCAAGTATTTTCGAACAAAGCAGGTCCGGTTTCCGTTTGACGTCTACAACGAAAGCCGGACACAGTTTATTCCGAAAGATACGTGGATTGATATCCCGGTGAATCAGCTGGATACCACCTTCTATTTACCGGTCTGGGTGGATGAAGGCGACTACCAGGTGTATTTCCGCAGCATTGCGGAGAACGCGCCTAACGACTATGAAGAACAGTGGGAACCGGACGCGAATTTAGATCTGGCGCATCACATCGCCACCGATGAGGTATCGGTCGAAGTGATCGGCCGGCTGTATGATTTTGAAATTACGGATATCGCGGACTACAACTGGGAGACGGTCTTCCGGACCAACCTGGGCAGCAGTCAGCCGAGGGGCCTATCGTATTGGATCGGGCAAAACGGCATCGACGGAGACCCGCGGGGAAACCTGGAGCCGTTCAGCTTGTCGATCCACCCGGGCAGCAACCCGCTGCCGGGCTATAAGAACGTGGCTATCAAGACGGGTTACCACTTCAAATTTGATTTTAAAACGAAAGGCAACATGTTTGGAGCGCTGGACGGGATCCGGATAACCCCGACCTTCTATTATGTACCCAAGAGCGGCGGAGCCGGATTCCCGGTCGACTTATACTACCGGACGAACAGCCAGCCTTTTGTGAAGATCGGTTCTGAAGAAGATCAAGTCCATCGGTATGTGATCTTAAACGACCGGCTGCGGAATGTGCCGGAAGAGGAGCTGGAGGATACAGCTTCGTATAAGTATGATCATGAGGGGACGGGCGGATTTGCGACCAAAGCGCAATACGAAGAGAATTACATCGACAAATACACCAAGCAAAAAACGCCGGTAGGCGGGTACAGCCTATTGCTGCTGCCTGAGCAGCTGCGGACCTTGATTGGACCGAAGAGCAATCTTCCGGTTTCGGTGGACCCGCAGCGGGCGAATGCGGCGATTCAAAAATGGTATGGGGAATACAGCCTGCCGGCCGATCCGTACGTGGTGCAGGCAGGCACCCATCTGGCGGAATACGGGCGAACCCATGGCGGATTGGACGAGAAGTCGCCGATCTTCTTGAAAGACGGTTATATCATCGTGAACTTTAACATCGAGACGATTCAGGAAGGGAATCTAAATGCGCCGCATCTGCAGTACATTCATGCCCCGATGATGGCCCAATTTAACCGGAGCCAGTGGCAGATGGAAGGGTTTGAATCGCAAGTATCCGACCCGTTTGGCCATCTGTTCAAGCTGAACCAAGGCGATGTGGTGTTCTACCATGCGGATCAATCAAGCCGGGATGACTTTAGTGCGCAGGTGCCGCAGTGA
- a CDS encoding copper amine oxidase N-terminal domain-containing protein, which translates to MFIAKKYTSPRRSMLSRVSLILLGILMITSMLFGDTAKAAGGSVRFVTVIMDGEKYPLTSGHPYAVNGSTLIPFRMLTGKLGIQSSWINSTKSLEIQQNGNKMKLTLNSAVAWVNGTAVSLSTKVVQKDGYIMIPLDFVKNVLAADVKVDDTYGTVFIDTTGEELGNVDDFGRKIRTTNLPKNYKDYPYILEDIPNEMYEMKTTWLSYAQDAQTGAEMYKTQEVTSEDMAKIIDRMKKGYDIKLNVDYKTINPSSFAKELYQYENQAISYRVVELENYANWVKKNKIQIEGSIDPEPSMVYYSGISWYVRSKVRFKINSYSEYKDLISDGFFNNKNKLKKGVWYEGYADIGISTNHSKYPGEYMNLDALSSLFENSQLHEVK; encoded by the coding sequence ATGTTCATCGCAAAAAAATATACAAGCCCAAGGAGATCTATGCTTTCAAGAGTTTCTCTTATTTTACTAGGGATCCTAATGATAACGTCCATGTTATTCGGCGATACAGCAAAAGCAGCAGGTGGCTCCGTCAGATTTGTGACTGTCATTATGGACGGAGAAAAATATCCGCTGACGAGCGGCCATCCTTATGCGGTAAACGGGTCTACCCTTATTCCGTTTCGGATGCTTACCGGAAAGCTTGGCATCCAATCCAGCTGGATTAATTCCACGAAATCTCTGGAAATCCAGCAAAACGGAAACAAAATGAAACTAACACTGAATTCAGCGGTTGCATGGGTGAATGGAACAGCAGTTTCTTTAAGTACTAAAGTGGTACAGAAAGACGGTTATATCATGATCCCGTTAGATTTTGTTAAAAACGTGTTAGCTGCCGACGTCAAAGTAGATGATACATATGGAACGGTATTTATTGATACCACGGGAGAAGAACTCGGAAATGTCGATGATTTTGGACGTAAAATCCGGACAACGAATTTACCGAAGAACTACAAGGACTACCCCTACATATTAGAAGATATCCCGAATGAAATGTATGAGATGAAGACGACGTGGCTCTCCTATGCTCAAGACGCGCAAACCGGTGCTGAAATGTATAAGACGCAGGAAGTTACCAGTGAAGATATGGCTAAAATTATAGATCGAATGAAGAAAGGTTACGACATTAAATTGAACGTGGATTATAAAACCATTAACCCGTCTTCTTTTGCCAAGGAACTGTATCAGTATGAAAATCAAGCCATCTCTTATCGGGTGGTCGAACTTGAGAATTATGCAAATTGGGTGAAGAAAAATAAAATTCAGATTGAGGGATCCATCGATCCAGAACCTTCGATGGTCTATTATTCGGGAATTAGTTGGTATGTCCGGTCCAAAGTTAGGTTCAAAATTAACAGCTATAGCGAATATAAAGATTTGATTTCAGATGGTTTCTTTAACAATAAAAATAAGCTTAAAAAAGGCGTTTGGTATGAAGGGTACGCGGATATTGGAATAAGTACCAACCATAGTAAGTATCCAGGAGAATATATGAATTTAGATGCACTTTCCAGCTTATTCGAAAACAGCCAATTACATGAAGTGAAGTGA
- the sigK gene encoding RNA polymerase sporulation sigma factor SigK, with the protein MPGLFSAIALFIKQLTLLVSYVKNNAFPQPLTEAEETLHLQRMAEGDPVSRNLLIEHNLRLVAHIVKKFDNTGEDLEDLISIGTIGLIKAIESYRLGKGTKLATFAARCIENEILMHLRSLKKTRKDVSLHDPIGTDKEGNEITLIDILGSDNDDVADHVELKMEKSKIYQNLDILDEREQEVIKGRFGLEHGGEERTQREIAKELGISRSYVSRIEKRALMKLYHEFYKKK; encoded by the coding sequence TTGCCCGGACTATTCAGTGCGATTGCCTTGTTTATTAAACAGCTCACCCTGCTTGTCTCTTACGTCAAAAATAATGCGTTTCCCCAGCCCTTAACGGAAGCCGAAGAAACGCTTCACCTTCAGCGCATGGCCGAAGGCGACCCCGTCAGCCGCAACCTGCTGATTGAACACAATCTCAGGTTGGTTGCCCATATAGTCAAGAAATTCGACAATACCGGCGAAGACCTGGAGGATCTGATCTCCATCGGAACGATAGGCCTCATTAAAGCCATTGAAAGCTACCGGCTTGGCAAAGGCACCAAGCTGGCCACATTTGCCGCGCGTTGTATTGAAAACGAAATCCTGATGCATCTCAGATCGCTCAAGAAAACCCGCAAAGATGTCTCCTTGCACGATCCGATTGGAACGGATAAGGAAGGCAATGAAATCACGCTGATCGATATCCTTGGCAGCGACAACGACGACGTTGCGGACCATGTGGAGCTGAAGATGGAGAAAAGCAAAATTTATCAGAACCTTGATATTCTGGATGAACGTGAGCAAGAGGTTATTAAAGGCCGTTTTGGCCTTGAGCACGGGGGGGAAGAGCGGACGCAGCGCGAAATCGCTAAGGAGCTAGGCATAAGCCGGAGTTATGTATCGCGGATTGAGAAAAGGGCGCTTATGAAGCTTTATCATGAGTTTTATAAGAAAAAGTGA
- the shc gene encoding squalene--hopene cyclase yields the protein MNPVLTTANEAVSRMTHDLVQRQQLDGTWHFCFENGTVIDALSIILFRNLDLDNEPLIRKLHDRILAAQQPEGCWRWYADETEGNLAASIEAYFALLYSGYSQTTDEPLERAKRYIISRGGAGNSSSILTKTLLSITGQQKWPLSVKTIPLEVLLLPASFPISLFDFSGYSRIHLIPLLIMADRDFTIRTPQTPDLSELYTNRDMGSEPPPEEHRKLLGHIKSGLGKLAAPGHYLHEAAAEQAKRFMLERIEADGTLYSYASSTILMVWALLALGYDKRDPIITRAVDGIINMRCTADDGHTTLQNSPSTVWDTALLAYALQEAGLPANHAAIRRAAGYLRSKQHHKLADWSVHNPNPVPGGWGFSDNNSIVPDVDDTTAALRAICRLARTDDSFRDPWNRGLNWVISMQNKDGGWPAFEKNTDKEMLTWLAIEGAKAAATDPSEADLTGRTLEYFGSFAGLNIKHKFIKRGADWLIDHQEKDGSWYGRWGVCYIYGTWAALTGLSAVGIPADHDAVTKAVRWLLSIQNPDGGWGESCRSDVVNHYVPLGQSTPSQTAWALDALIAASSQPIPEIERGIVRLAEFLPSDPADPADPLLSYPTGAGLPGNFYTHYHSYRHIWPLLTFSHYRQKYQG from the coding sequence ATGAACCCAGTATTAACGACGGCAAACGAAGCTGTAAGCCGAATGACACATGATCTTGTACAGCGGCAGCAGCTGGATGGAACGTGGCATTTTTGTTTTGAGAACGGGACCGTCATTGATGCGCTCTCCATCATCCTTTTTCGGAATCTGGACCTGGATAACGAGCCGCTGATCCGCAAGCTGCACGACCGGATTCTGGCGGCGCAGCAGCCAGAGGGCTGCTGGAGATGGTATGCCGACGAAACGGAGGGCAACCTGGCCGCTTCAATCGAAGCTTATTTCGCCCTGCTCTATTCCGGTTACAGCCAAACAACGGATGAACCGCTAGAACGGGCCAAACGATACATCATATCAAGGGGCGGCGCCGGAAATTCCTCAAGCATCCTGACCAAAACGCTGCTTTCTATAACCGGGCAGCAGAAATGGCCCCTCTCCGTCAAAACCATTCCGCTGGAAGTGCTGCTTCTTCCGGCTTCTTTTCCGATCAGCCTGTTTGATTTCTCCGGTTATTCACGGATTCATCTTATTCCGCTGCTGATTATGGCCGACCGCGATTTCACGATCCGAACTCCGCAAACGCCCGATCTCAGCGAGCTTTACACCAACCGGGACATGGGCAGCGAACCACCGCCGGAGGAACACCGGAAGCTGCTCGGCCATATCAAATCGGGACTCGGCAAACTTGCCGCCCCCGGCCATTATCTGCACGAAGCGGCCGCCGAACAAGCCAAACGGTTTATGCTGGAGCGGATTGAAGCAGACGGGACGCTGTACAGCTATGCCAGTTCGACTATTTTGATGGTTTGGGCTTTGCTTGCGCTGGGCTACGATAAAAGAGACCCGATCATCACCCGGGCCGTGGACGGGATTATCAACATGCGTTGTACGGCCGATGACGGCCATACGACTCTACAGAACTCGCCTTCCACCGTATGGGATACCGCTCTGCTGGCTTATGCCCTGCAGGAAGCCGGTTTGCCCGCAAACCATGCAGCTATTCGGAGAGCTGCCGGCTACCTTCGCTCCAAGCAGCATCACAAGCTGGCCGACTGGAGTGTACATAATCCAAACCCTGTGCCGGGCGGATGGGGTTTCTCCGACAACAACAGTATTGTCCCAGACGTAGACGACACCACTGCTGCGCTGCGGGCGATCTGCAGGCTGGCCAGAACGGACGATTCCTTCCGTGACCCCTGGAACCGCGGGCTGAACTGGGTGATTTCGATGCAAAACAAAGACGGCGGCTGGCCGGCTTTTGAGAAGAATACAGACAAAGAGATGCTGACCTGGCTGGCGATCGAAGGCGCTAAAGCGGCGGCAACCGATCCTTCTGAAGCCGACCTTACCGGGCGGACGCTGGAGTATTTCGGCAGCTTTGCCGGACTAAACATCAAACACAAGTTTATTAAACGCGGAGCGGATTGGCTGATAGATCATCAGGAAAAAGATGGCTCCTGGTATGGAAGATGGGGCGTCTGCTACATTTACGGCACCTGGGCCGCTTTGACCGGACTATCGGCGGTCGGCATCCCCGCTGACCATGACGCGGTAACCAAAGCTGTCCGCTGGCTGCTCAGCATCCAGAACCCGGACGGAGGCTGGGGAGAATCCTGCCGCAGCGATGTGGTGAACCATTATGTCCCTTTGGGGCAAAGCACGCCTTCGCAAACAGCCTGGGCCCTGGATGCTTTAATCGCCGCTTCGTCTCAGCCTATACCCGAAATCGAAAGAGGCATTGTAAGGCTGGCCGAATTTCTGCCGAGCGATCCCGCCGATCCAGCCGATCCCCTTCTGTCTTATCCGACCGGCGCCGGACTTCCCGGCAACTTTTATACCCATTATCACAGCTACCGGCATATCTGGCCGCTGCTGACGTTCAGCCATTATCGGCAGAAATACCAGGGGTAG